A single window of Flavobacterium sp. 140616W15 DNA harbors:
- a CDS encoding AraC family transcriptional regulator, producing MIEILNLDKKQYPTGFSAHLIKSNENALLNKSFRSSFYQMFWVKSGELTLNLDNNLIHLDKFECSFIGLNQVFSVETSSEFEVLLVCFEEAFYCRTDLDRDFLESCIFFNSQQALKYKLHNSLKKAIIQHHQSLLHICRQPYNELMYHFAHNTVERLLLYTQKGLLDKSYSPIETFKKSEVNVANNFRKLVQENLRNMRFVKDYADKMNISVKSLNEICNSIYGKSPKKIITEEIVIESKRLLRYTAMSIKEVAFELLFVDPSNFIRFFTNATGMSPKQYRTQFEDKRVYIPKQKPIPVANTITK from the coding sequence ATGATTGAAATTCTTAACCTTGACAAGAAGCAATACCCTACTGGATTTAGTGCACACTTAATTAAATCTAATGAAAATGCACTTTTAAATAAGTCATTCAGAAGTTCCTTTTACCAAATGTTTTGGGTAAAATCTGGAGAGCTTACACTAAACTTGGATAACAATCTAATCCATTTAGATAAATTTGAATGTAGTTTTATTGGTCTAAACCAAGTATTTAGCGTAGAAACCTCATCTGAATTTGAAGTGTTGCTTGTTTGTTTTGAAGAAGCATTTTATTGTCGCACCGATCTTGACAGGGACTTTTTAGAATCCTGTATCTTTTTTAACTCGCAACAAGCATTAAAATACAAATTACACAATTCTCTAAAAAAAGCTATTATACAGCACCATCAGTCTTTATTACACATATGTAGGCAACCTTACAATGAATTAATGTACCACTTTGCACATAATACTGTAGAGCGATTGTTGCTTTATACCCAAAAAGGATTATTAGACAAGTCGTATAGCCCTATTGAAACATTTAAAAAATCTGAAGTAAATGTTGCTAATAATTTCAGGAAATTGGTACAAGAAAACCTGAGAAATATGCGATTTGTAAAGGATTATGCCGATAAAATGAATATATCCGTTAAGAGCTTAAACGAAATATGTAATAGTATATATGGTAAGTCTCCTAAAAAAATAATTACCGAAGAAATCGTCATAGAAAGCAAACGCTTACTACGATACACTGCTATGAGTATTAAAGAAGTTGCCTTTGAACTGCTGTTTGTTGATCCTAGCAATTTTATTCGTTTTTTTACAAATGCTACAGGAATGTCTCCTAAACAATACAGAACCCAATTTGAAGATAAACGGGTGTATATACCTAAGCAAAAACCAATACCAGTTGCAAATACAATAACTAAGTAA
- a CDS encoding DUF2490 domain-containing protein has product MFNTTLSAQTQHTFSGWNAAFFTYKLDNKFSVHFDGQVRSTDKLEDTQSFIIRAGLNYNIKNNMTTTIGYAYIGNNRTVMDIDGWVPEHRIWEQFIFNQQFTSNNRPVSLQHRFRLEQRFMGQPTIDQNELVTDSYDFAQRLRYFTRSIFPLSPTTSFTNGAFVALQNEVFVNVENAPNGKFFDQNRAYLALGWRISPKFDIEAGYMNQFVLGKNNNTVNNIVQLAAYVRL; this is encoded by the coding sequence TTGTTTAACACAACTTTAAGCGCTCAAACGCAACATACTTTTAGCGGTTGGAATGCCGCCTTTTTTACTTACAAATTAGATAATAAATTTAGTGTACATTTTGATGGACAGGTGAGGAGTACAGATAAATTAGAAGATACTCAATCTTTTATTATACGTGCAGGTTTGAATTATAATATAAAAAATAACATGACTACTACAATTGGTTATGCTTATATCGGGAACAATAGAACTGTTATGGATATTGATGGTTGGGTTCCAGAACATAGAATATGGGAACAATTTATTTTTAACCAACAGTTTACATCAAATAATCGTCCAGTGAGTTTGCAACATCGTTTTAGATTAGAACAGCGTTTCATGGGGCAACCTACGATTGATCAAAACGAACTAGTAACTGATAGTTATGATTTTGCGCAACGATTGCGTTATTTTACCCGTTCTATATTTCCACTTTCACCAACAACAAGTTTTACAAATGGCGCTTTTGTAGCCTTGCAAAATGAAGTATTTGTGAATGTAGAAAACGCTCCCAATGGCAAGTTTTTTGATCAAAACAGAGCTTACTTAGCATTAGGCTGGAGAATAAGTCCAAAATTTGATATTGAAGCAGGGTATATGAATCAATTTGTTCTTGGTAAAAATAATAATACTGTTAATAATATAGTTCAATTAGCAGCTTATGTAAGGTTGTAA
- a CDS encoding GreA/GreB family elongation factor produces MSQNIILTTGIYDLIKDHLRRKKVTIEEEILLLAELKKASQVLRKDLPEDIVSVNRKVTYKDHTNNEEKTVVFVGPQKVKTSKNKISILSDEGIAMVGYKVGKLIEWPSKKGDLKLEILKVEEVEMA; encoded by the coding sequence ATGTCACAAAATATTATTTTAACAACAGGAATATACGATTTAATTAAAGATCATTTAAGAAGAAAGAAAGTAACAATAGAAGAGGAAATATTATTATTAGCTGAGCTTAAAAAAGCATCTCAGGTTTTAAGAAAAGATTTACCAGAAGATATTGTTTCTGTAAATAGAAAAGTAACTTACAAAGATCACACAAACAACGAAGAGAAAACAGTTGTGTTTGTAGGGCCTCAAAAAGTAAAAACGAGTAAAAATAAAATTTCTATTCTTTCTGATGAAGGTATTGCAATGGTAGGGTACAAGGTAGGTAAACTTATAGAATGGCCTTCTAAGAAAGGCGATTTAAAACTAGAAATATTAAAAGTAGAAGAAGTAGAAATGGCTTAA
- a CDS encoding contractile injection system tape measure protein yields MRNTKTKFQQKTDSKILSPQKDINVITVKNAGIVLLNNYIEMLIDRLDLLEKKQFKDSSSQLNAVHYLQYVVTGLTKTEETSLPLNKVLCGLPITTPVIENITITEDQKNLINGLISAAISHWPNVGDTSILGFRGNWLVRDGILIEKEERWELTVDKRAYDLLIHKSPFSFSIIKYPWMQKPLHVIWPY; encoded by the coding sequence ATGCGAAATACAAAAACAAAATTTCAACAGAAAACGGACTCAAAGATACTTTCACCTCAAAAAGATATAAATGTCATCACGGTTAAAAATGCAGGTATTGTACTATTGAATAATTATATAGAAATGTTAATAGACAGACTGGATTTATTAGAAAAAAAACAATTTAAAGATAGTAGTTCACAATTAAATGCTGTTCATTATTTGCAATATGTTGTCACCGGGTTAACCAAAACAGAAGAAACCTCATTACCTCTAAATAAAGTATTGTGCGGATTACCCATAACAACACCTGTGATAGAGAATATAACTATTACAGAAGATCAAAAAAATTTAATTAATGGACTTATTAGTGCCGCCATTTCCCATTGGCCAAACGTAGGAGACACCTCCATATTAGGATTTAGAGGAAATTGGTTGGTACGAGATGGGATCCTTATAGAAAAAGAAGAACGCTGGGAATTAACTGTTGATAAAAGAGCCTATGACTTATTGATTCACAAATCACCCTTTTCATTTTCTATTATTAAATACCCCTGGATGCAAAAACCTTTGCATGTTATTTGGCCCTATTAA
- a CDS encoding adenine phosphoribosyltransferase, producing MQIKNYIRDIQDFPKEGILFKDITPLLNDPIAREESLKILLDSLEGQKIDKVIGAESRGFFFGMLLAQKLNAGFVPVRKPKKLPFKTISAEFDLEYGTDSLEIHIDAIKKGDKVLIHDDVLATGGTAKAMCDLVTELGGEIVQCNFLMELSFLNGREKIKENPIFAAITY from the coding sequence ATGCAGATAAAAAATTATATACGTGATATTCAAGACTTTCCAAAAGAAGGAATTTTATTCAAAGACATCACTCCACTCCTAAATGACCCCATTGCGAGGGAAGAATCGCTTAAAATTTTATTAGATTCTTTAGAAGGTCAAAAAATAGACAAGGTAATTGGAGCTGAAAGTCGTGGTTTTTTCTTCGGAATGTTACTTGCACAAAAATTAAATGCAGGTTTTGTACCTGTAAGGAAACCAAAAAAGCTTCCTTTTAAAACTATTTCAGCAGAATTCGACTTAGAATACGGCACCGATTCATTAGAAATACATATTGATGCTATTAAAAAAGGTGACAAAGTATTAATTCACGATGATGTTTTAGCCACAGGCGGAACTGCCAAAGCGATGTGTGATCTAGTAACTGAATTAGGTGGCGAAATTGTACAATGCAACTTTTTGATGGAACTTTCCTTTTTAAATGGAAGAGAGAAAATAAAAGAGAATCCCATTTTTGCGGCAATTACATATTAA
- a CDS encoding helix-turn-helix transcriptional regulator has protein sequence MEQKIHQGRNVKRFREMLNIKQEALAFDLGEEWNQKKISMLEQKDVIEDSLLKQISAVLRIPVEAFQNFDEEQAINFISNNFDNGAIGFQKNDNCTFNTIDKIVQLYDEKIALYERMLRERDEMMVKLEKLINK, from the coding sequence ATGGAACAGAAAATACATCAGGGAAGAAACGTAAAACGTTTCAGAGAAATGCTTAACATAAAACAGGAAGCTTTAGCTTTTGATTTGGGAGAAGAATGGAACCAGAAGAAAATTTCTATGCTGGAGCAGAAAGATGTAATTGAAGATAGCCTGTTGAAACAAATATCAGCTGTATTAAGAATTCCAGTTGAAGCTTTTCAGAATTTTGATGAAGAACAAGCAATAAATTTTATTTCGAATAATTTCGATAATGGTGCAATTGGTTTTCAGAAGAATGATAATTGTACATTTAATACAATTGATAAAATTGTTCAATTATATGATGAGAAAATTGCATTATATGAGCGTATGTTGAGAGAGAGAGATGAAATGATGGTGAAGCTTGAAAAATTAATCAATAAGTAA
- a CDS encoding DEAD/DEAH box helicase: protein MINEHFFNTNFKIEIIDEILYDFHKNGPVDQNHLETLSYFKKLQPDSFKKYESKLMFLMGLFYKTDEPNSFFEAIYNSYAQAILEDTGHNFTPVQADAYNSIKRFTNFSFSAPTSAGKSFLFQEIIKESRGDIIIVIPSRALLSEYLIKVKKLVSKETLVLAFIEIVNTKRTKNRIFIITPERGEELFKNLDKLNIELILLDEAQISEEGIRGMKFDSFVRRVDKKLNNVKKVFTHPFVINPEAQFLKHNIENNTDYETYNQKTVGKIYIEHFKNKFKYFSPFEDKIGGKNVDGNIIKEIILKNGTALIFISKSKIYDGSFMDTYSEYVDLCEDIQNAEALTYINKLEEFFGTKNDNEKKSLLIYLMKKGIVIHHGSIPLKARLIIEDFVNNKHAKICFSTSTLIQGINMPFDLVWINNFTFNGNEDQKTLNLKNLIGRAGRTTLENNSFDYGYVVIEKKNKKLFISRLNKESSLSETSDLDIETNSNNEDFADIVDAIRNDTFNTELHLTETQIERINNSNIEEDIKFILDNFLNAESKPLTVKEYYHLKESKRKKVKKSFENIYKVHLRRQDLTMGEKNVLSTSIPVLLWLIQGKSFAEIISLRYAFLSEKDFRRKSRKQLINKEISLKEYRKLLKEKQVRYSCIANTLPDINFKKGVPLFSNNTHLDDVDFDKVVYDTYDYIDKVLSLSIKDPVSSVFILYYQKTRDNRAIVLSNYIKYGTNDDTEIWMLKYGFTFDEIDELKKYIQKIDETEIIFKESISEYILDEDNYKLIERYL, encoded by the coding sequence ATGATCAATGAACATTTTTTTAATACAAATTTCAAGATAGAGATTATTGATGAAATTTTATATGATTTTCATAAAAACGGTCCTGTTGACCAAAATCATTTAGAAACACTATCCTATTTTAAAAAACTTCAACCAGATTCTTTCAAAAAATACGAATCAAAATTGATGTTTTTAATGGGACTATTTTACAAGACTGATGAACCAAATTCATTTTTTGAAGCAATCTATAATTCTTATGCGCAGGCAATATTAGAAGATACTGGGCATAATTTTACACCTGTCCAAGCTGATGCATATAATTCAATTAAAAGGTTTACAAACTTTTCTTTCTCGGCTCCAACGAGTGCAGGAAAATCTTTTCTGTTTCAAGAAATTATCAAAGAATCTCGCGGTGATATTATTATTGTAATTCCTTCAAGAGCATTGCTTTCCGAATATTTAATTAAAGTCAAGAAGCTTGTATCAAAAGAAACCCTTGTCTTAGCATTTATTGAAATAGTAAATACAAAACGAACAAAAAATCGGATTTTTATAATTACTCCAGAAAGAGGAGAAGAGTTATTTAAGAATTTAGATAAATTAAATATTGAATTAATTTTATTAGATGAAGCTCAAATTTCAGAAGAAGGAATTAGAGGAATGAAATTTGATTCTTTTGTTCGGAGAGTTGATAAAAAATTAAATAATGTCAAGAAGGTTTTTACGCATCCTTTTGTAATAAATCCAGAAGCTCAGTTTTTAAAACATAATATTGAAAATAATACTGACTACGAGACATATAATCAAAAAACAGTTGGAAAAATCTATATAGAACATTTTAAAAATAAATTTAAATATTTTTCACCTTTTGAAGATAAAATTGGAGGAAAGAATGTTGATGGCAATATCATTAAAGAAATTATCCTAAAAAATGGAACTGCTTTAATTTTTATATCAAAATCTAAAATCTATGATGGTAGTTTTATGGATACATATTCTGAATATGTCGATCTGTGTGAAGATATACAGAATGCAGAAGCCTTAACTTACATTAACAAATTAGAAGAGTTTTTTGGAACAAAAAATGATAACGAAAAAAAATCATTATTAATTTATTTGATGAAGAAAGGGATTGTTATACATCATGGTTCAATTCCTTTAAAAGCAAGATTAATAATTGAGGATTTTGTAAACAACAAGCACGCAAAAATTTGCTTTTCAACCTCCACTTTAATACAAGGAATTAATATGCCTTTTGATCTTGTTTGGATTAACAACTTCACATTTAATGGTAATGAAGATCAGAAAACTTTAAATCTGAAAAATTTAATAGGTAGAGCAGGCAGGACTACATTGGAAAATAATTCCTTTGATTATGGATATGTTGTGATCGAAAAAAAGAATAAAAAACTTTTTATTTCAAGATTAAATAAGGAGTCTTCTTTGTCAGAAACATCAGATCTTGACATAGAAACTAATAGTAACAATGAAGACTTTGCTGATATAGTTGATGCAATTAGAAATGATACTTTTAATACTGAACTGCATTTAACGGAAACACAAATTGAAAGAATAAACAATTCAAATATTGAAGAAGATATTAAATTCATTTTAGATAATTTTTTAAATGCAGAATCAAAACCTTTAACAGTTAAAGAATATTATCATCTAAAGGAATCCAAAAGGAAAAAAGTAAAAAAATCATTTGAAAATATTTATAAAGTTCACTTGCGAAGACAAGATTTGACAATGGGTGAAAAAAATGTACTAAGCACCTCAATTCCTGTTTTGCTATGGTTGATACAAGGAAAATCATTCGCAGAAATTATTTCTTTAAGATATGCATTTCTTTCAGAGAAGGATTTTCGAAGAAAATCTCGTAAGCAACTTATTAACAAAGAAATATCGTTAAAGGAATATCGAAAATTACTAAAAGAAAAACAAGTTCGATATTCTTGTATAGCAAACACTTTGCCTGATATTAATTTTAAAAAGGGAGTTCCATTATTTTCGAACAATACGCATCTAGATGATGTTGATTTTGATAAAGTTGTTTATGACACATACGATTATATTGACAAAGTTTTATCGTTATCAATAAAAGATCCTGTTTCTAGTGTGTTTATTTTATATTATCAGAAGACAAGAGATAATAGGGCAATTGTATTGAGTAATTATATAAAATATGGTACAAATGACGATACTGAAATTTGGATGTTGAAGTACGGATTTACCTTTGATGAAATTGATGAATTAAAGAAATATATTCAAAAAATTGATGAAACCGAAATTATATTTAAAGAATCAATAAGCGAATATATATTAGATGAAGATAACTACAAACTGATTGAAAGATATTTATAA